The following proteins are co-located in the Phyllostomus discolor isolate MPI-MPIP mPhyDis1 chromosome 1, mPhyDis1.pri.v3, whole genome shotgun sequence genome:
- the LOC114492846 gene encoding granzyme B(G,H)-like yields the protein MWPLLLLHLLAFFLLPEAEAGEIIGGHEAKPHSRPYMASLCIQDEDEDEEETRCGGVLVKKNLVLTAAHCNGRSINVTLGAHNLQKPEKTQQVIRVKRAVPHPDYNAKDISNDIMLLQLEKNIKPTEAVKPLDLPRGRNRLCPGQKCTVAGWGLVAPKGRFSDTLQEVQLTVQKDILCEKRFHDYNRTTQLCVGNPAKNKASFQGDSGGPLICRNGIQGIVSYGFDDGTAPRVFTRLSSFLPWIKKTMKSLKLQEPDDLLWS from the exons ATGTGGCCACTCCTGCTCCTACACCTGCTGGCCTTTTTCCTACTCCCTGAGGCAGAGGCAG GGGAGATCATCGGGGGACATGAGGCAAAGCCCCACTCACGCCCCTACATGGCCTCCCTGTGCATTcaagatgaagatgaagatgaagaggagACAAGATGTGGCGGTGTCCTTGTGAAAAAAAACCTTGTTCTGACAGCTGCTCACTGCAATGGAAG GTCAATCAATGTCACCCTGGGGGCCCACAACCTCCAGAAGCCCGAGAAGACCCAGCAGGTCATCAGGGTGAAAAGAGCTGTCCCCCATCCAGACTACAATGCTAAGGATATCTCCAATGACATCATGTTACTGCAG ctggagaaaaacatcaagCCAACTGAGGCTGTGAAGCCCCTCGACCTGCCCAGGGGCAGGAACAGGCTGTGTCCAGGACAGAAGTGCACTGTGGCTGGCTGGGGACTGGTCGCCCCAAAAGGCAGATTCTCAGACACACTACAGGAGGTACAGCTGACCGTGCAGAAGGATATACTGTGTGAGAAGCGCTTTCACGATTACAACAGGACCACTCAACTGTGTGTGGGGAACCCGGCGAAAAACAAGGCATCCTTTCAG GGGGACTCCGGGGGCCCTCTCATATGTCGCAATGGGATTCAGGGCATTGTCTCCTATGGATTCGACGATGGGACAGCGCCACGGGTCTTCACCAGACTCTCAAGTTTCCTGCCTTGGATAAAGAAAACCATGAAAAGCCTCAAATTGCAGGAGCCAGATGATCTTCTCTGGAGCTAA